One region of Peribacillus simplex genomic DNA includes:
- a CDS encoding peptidoglycan D,D-transpeptidase FtsI family protein — protein sequence MTKEKKKKNPIPFRLNIFFFLIFILFSSLIIRLGIVQIVYGDDYLREVDRTENDVANTPVPRGKMYDRNLNPIVDNEPRNAITYTKYPNTKTADMVKTAEVLATLIEKDTKKVTTPDKKDFWILKHPKKAEALITKAERKKVDEKKLKQKDLYKLQMERVTDENIKEFTKDELEVIAIFREFNSGYALAPSIVKNKDVTTKEYARVSEHLDEMPGVDVTTDWERTYKYDETLRSVLGKVSSSEEGIPSENIDYYLARDYTRNDRVGKSYLEKQYEDVLRGQKTRVENVLSKGEVIKTNTLTEGQSGKDLVLTIDMELQQKVEAIIESELRRAKARGNTYLLDRAFVVLMDPNTGEVLTMAGRQYGRNSKTGLTEMNDFALGNITTSYTMGSSVKGATVYTGFQTGAIAPGSAFHDHPLLLAGAKPKKSYSPLGYVTDVSALKKSSNVYMFMTAIRIAGGHYIPHQPLGINREAYSIMRNHYAQFGLGVRTGIDLPNESVGFKGVDMSTDGLLLDLSIGQYDTYTPMQLAQYVSTIANGGKRLEPHMVKEIRNPSNEHNELGSVFKTMSPNVLNDLGGKDVWIQRVQEGFRQVAQEPGGTAYNYFGGKSYHVAAKTGTAEAFYDGPRRNQYSEPVPTINLTLVGYAPHNNPEVAFSVVVPWVYQGKPSDDINKRIGKEVMDAYFKLKEKRAKGESDADNAIENTQ from the coding sequence ATGACCAAAGAAAAAAAGAAAAAAAACCCAATTCCTTTCCGATTGAACATTTTTTTCTTTTTAATATTCATTTTATTTTCAAGCTTAATAATCCGGCTTGGCATCGTCCAAATCGTGTATGGGGATGATTACCTCCGTGAAGTCGATCGAACGGAAAACGATGTGGCCAATACCCCCGTTCCCCGTGGGAAGATGTATGACCGGAACTTGAATCCGATCGTTGATAATGAGCCACGCAATGCCATTACCTATACGAAATACCCGAATACGAAAACGGCCGATATGGTAAAGACGGCTGAGGTCCTTGCTACCTTGATAGAAAAAGATACAAAAAAGGTAACGACCCCGGATAAAAAGGATTTTTGGATTTTAAAACATCCGAAAAAAGCCGAAGCTTTGATTACCAAGGCCGAGAGGAAGAAAGTAGACGAAAAGAAACTGAAGCAAAAAGATTTATACAAACTTCAAATGGAACGGGTAACCGATGAGAATATCAAGGAATTCACCAAGGATGAATTGGAAGTGATAGCCATCTTCCGGGAATTCAATAGTGGCTATGCCCTCGCCCCTTCCATCGTGAAGAACAAAGATGTCACTACAAAGGAATACGCCAGGGTTAGTGAGCATTTGGATGAAATGCCAGGCGTGGACGTAACGACTGATTGGGAAAGGACCTATAAGTATGACGAGACCCTCCGCTCGGTTCTGGGCAAAGTCTCTTCTTCCGAAGAAGGGATTCCCAGTGAAAATATTGACTATTATCTGGCACGCGACTATACCAGGAATGATCGGGTCGGAAAAAGTTATCTCGAAAAACAATATGAAGATGTCCTGCGCGGCCAAAAGACGCGGGTTGAAAATGTGCTGAGCAAAGGGGAGGTCATCAAAACGAATACCCTCACCGAAGGACAAAGCGGAAAAGACTTGGTCCTGACAATCGATATGGAGCTGCAGCAAAAGGTAGAAGCTATCATCGAGAGCGAATTGCGGAGGGCGAAAGCTAGGGGAAATACCTACTTATTAGATCGTGCCTTCGTCGTTTTGATGGACCCGAATACAGGTGAGGTGCTTACGATGGCCGGCAGGCAATACGGGCGTAACAGTAAAACCGGCTTGACCGAAATGAACGATTTCGCCCTTGGAAACATTACGACCTCCTATACGATGGGGTCATCTGTTAAAGGGGCTACGGTCTATACAGGCTTTCAAACTGGAGCCATCGCGCCAGGGTCGGCGTTTCATGACCATCCACTTTTATTAGCTGGTGCCAAACCCAAAAAATCTTATAGCCCTTTAGGGTATGTAACGGATGTTTCTGCATTAAAAAAATCGTCGAATGTCTATATGTTCATGACGGCGATCAGAATTGCCGGCGGTCATTATATCCCTCATCAACCGTTAGGGATCAACCGGGAAGCTTATTCCATCATGCGGAATCATTATGCCCAATTCGGATTGGGGGTCCGTACCGGCATCGACTTGCCTAATGAATCCGTAGGGTTTAAAGGAGTCGATATGTCAACAGATGGATTGCTCCTGGATTTATCGATTGGCCAGTATGATACATATACACCAATGCAATTGGCACAGTACGTTTCGACGATTGCAAATGGCGGAAAAAGGCTTGAGCCACATATGGTCAAGGAAATCAGGAACCCATCCAACGAACACAATGAATTGGGCAGCGTCTTTAAAACGATGAGTCCCAATGTATTAAACGATTTAGGCGGGAAAGACGTCTGGATTCAGCGTGTTCAGGAAGGATTCAGGCAGGTTGCCCAGGAGCCAGGCGGGACGGCATATAACTATTTCGGAGGGAAATCCTACCATGTAGCAGCGAAAACGGGGACAGCCGAAGCCTTTTACGACGGACCGCGAAGAAATCAATATAGTGAACCAGTCCCGACTATCAATCTAACACTTGTAGGTTATGCACCACACAATAACCCGGAAGTGGCATTCTCTGTCGTCGTGCCATGGGTCTATCAAGGCAAGCCCTCTGACGATATCAACAAGCGTATCGGGAAGGAAGTAATGGACGCCTATTTTAAATTGAAGGAAAAAAGAGCAAAAGGTGAATCTGATGCAGACAATGCAATAGAAAACACACAATGA
- a CDS encoding DUF2515 family protein produces MFSQYVQKLLGKLPVKTKPIIDAERYDTLKSHLQKELFQPLDVSKAFLPMESALIKSIRTEAAAWNRNNATRTQAYLAFYNRNPEVHWAFLAHMVSRNGGYHMTDLKSSSMTHLFDRAERLKFFQFLERANSAIFADAFPQLLLYEHSKQKELPIRKYFPIFRISRFMAPIWESFIEEPHSPLLTTSLIINEQRMLQERVIKRTRHGEILRRLDFQLQEYLGFMNVIFPYANKQDGLRSLTGLTVDRFANPKQRIETGNFLYGLLFQDPVVFHGVGQFTKEVPHTGSREDYWESIYTSDASAAKDDKVYSPILHDAWADQIVFPPPYIDWFTNESFIEDLRSSPIIKKADLTNKVLENVKHLKTLNGMKAIF; encoded by the coding sequence ATGTTCTCGCAATATGTGCAGAAGCTGTTAGGCAAACTCCCTGTCAAAACAAAACCCATCATCGATGCTGAAAGATATGACACGCTAAAATCCCATTTACAAAAAGAGCTTTTTCAGCCTTTGGATGTGTCTAAAGCTTTTTTACCTATGGAATCGGCTCTTATAAAAAGCATTCGAACCGAAGCAGCTGCCTGGAACCGGAATAATGCTACAAGAACACAAGCATATCTGGCCTTTTATAATCGTAATCCAGAGGTCCATTGGGCCTTTTTAGCACATATGGTTTCGAGGAATGGGGGATACCATATGACTGATTTGAAAAGTTCATCCATGACCCATCTCTTTGACAGAGCGGAACGGCTGAAATTTTTCCAGTTCCTTGAGCGCGCCAATTCAGCGATATTTGCCGATGCCTTCCCCCAGCTGCTTTTATATGAACATTCAAAACAAAAAGAACTTCCAATAAGGAAGTATTTTCCAATATTCCGCATTTCAAGATTCATGGCCCCGATTTGGGAATCTTTCATCGAGGAACCCCATTCACCCCTTTTGACAACATCCCTTATCATTAATGAACAAAGAATGCTTCAGGAAAGGGTAATAAAACGCACCCGCCATGGTGAAATCCTTCGAAGGCTTGATTTTCAGCTGCAGGAATACTTAGGCTTCATGAACGTTATCTTTCCTTACGCGAATAAACAAGACGGACTCCGTTCCTTGACCGGCCTGACCGTAGACCGCTTTGCCAATCCGAAACAGCGTATTGAAACGGGAAATTTCTTATACGGGCTTCTTTTTCAGGATCCGGTTGTTTTTCACGGTGTTGGCCAATTTACAAAAGAGGTTCCACACACGGGTTCAAGAGAGGATTACTGGGAAAGCATATATACCTCTGATGCATCCGCGGCAAAAGATGATAAAGTTTATAGCCCCATTCTTCATGATGCATGGGCAGATCAAATTGTCTTTCCTCCCCCTTACATTGATTGGTTCACGAATGAAAGCTTCATAGAAGATTTAAGAAGTTCACCGATTATAAAAAAAGCGGACCTGACCAACAAGGTGCTTGAAAATGTAAAGCATCTCAAAACCCTTAACGGAATGAAAGCCATTTTCTAG
- a CDS encoding ABC transporter ATP-binding protein, protein MFAIFKKLSWFFKEQWQRYTYAILFLCLVNILEVIPPKLVGNAIDDMNNGSMTQEGVMKYVVYLLMVLGGSYLFGYLWSFLLFGGGNLVERKIRSGFMSHLLKMTPTFYEKNRTGDLMARATNDLKAISLTAGFGILTLVDSVLFTITVVVMMGATISWELTIAAVLPLPIMAVMMQIYVKKIYKRFTDAQAAFGSLNDKVLESISGVRVIRAYVQEREDEKRFDEMTEDVYRKNLAVARIDALFDPTISIIIGISYLIGLGYGAYLVFQQAITLGGLVSFNVYLGMLIWPMIAVGELINVMQRGNASLDRVQDTLSYEADVKNSWGLESIPNPENIQFNSVFFTYPSSTVVNLSNISVQLERGQTLGIVGKTGSGKTTFVKQLLREYPLGRGEIAFAGMPLEQLDLEDIRNWIGYVPQDHFLFSKSVRENILFGKMDATEDELAEAIRLADFEKDLMMLPNRLETLVGEKGVALSGGQKQRISIARALIKNPEILILDDSLSAVDAKTETTIIENIQNERAGKTTIITTHRLSAVQHADRIIVLDGGEIIEEGTHEDLLQDNGWYREQYERQQVDEGTEVKA, encoded by the coding sequence ATGTTTGCGATTTTTAAAAAGCTGTCCTGGTTCTTTAAAGAACAGTGGCAGCGCTATACCTATGCCATTTTATTTCTATGTCTAGTCAATATCCTGGAGGTTATCCCGCCAAAGCTCGTCGGAAATGCCATCGATGATATGAACAATGGCAGCATGACGCAGGAGGGTGTCATGAAATACGTTGTTTATTTGCTTATGGTACTGGGCGGAAGCTACTTATTTGGTTACTTATGGAGTTTTCTGTTATTCGGCGGCGGAAACTTGGTCGAACGAAAAATAAGGTCCGGATTTATGAGCCATTTGCTGAAAATGACGCCGACTTTTTATGAAAAAAACCGTACAGGGGATTTAATGGCCAGGGCAACCAATGATTTAAAGGCAATTTCCCTCACAGCTGGTTTCGGGATATTGACGCTCGTTGACTCGGTTCTGTTCACCATTACGGTTGTGGTCATGATGGGCGCCACCATCAGCTGGGAGTTGACGATTGCGGCGGTGCTGCCACTTCCGATCATGGCAGTGATGATGCAAATCTACGTGAAGAAAATTTACAAACGTTTTACGGATGCACAAGCAGCATTTGGTTCTTTAAATGACAAGGTCCTTGAATCCATTTCAGGTGTCCGGGTCATCCGGGCCTATGTCCAGGAACGGGAGGATGAAAAGCGATTTGATGAAATGACAGAGGATGTTTATCGCAAAAATCTCGCGGTGGCAAGAATCGACGCCCTCTTTGATCCGACGATAAGCATTATCATCGGCATCAGTTATTTAATCGGTTTGGGCTACGGGGCTTATCTTGTTTTTCAACAGGCCATAACGCTTGGCGGACTTGTTTCGTTCAATGTTTACCTAGGCATGTTAATTTGGCCGATGATCGCGGTGGGTGAACTGATCAATGTCATGCAAAGGGGAAATGCTTCGCTTGACCGTGTTCAAGACACCCTTTCATATGAGGCGGATGTGAAGAACTCATGGGGTCTGGAGAGTATTCCGAATCCGGAAAATATCCAATTCAATTCCGTGTTTTTTACATACCCATCCTCAACAGTTGTGAATCTATCCAATATTTCCGTTCAGCTTGAGCGTGGTCAAACATTAGGGATAGTTGGGAAGACAGGAAGTGGAAAAACGACATTCGTGAAGCAATTGCTCCGGGAATATCCTTTAGGAAGAGGAGAAATTGCTTTTGCAGGCATGCCGCTGGAGCAACTGGACCTTGAAGATATTCGTAATTGGATCGGCTATGTCCCACAGGACCATTTTTTATTCTCAAAGTCTGTGAGGGAAAATATCTTATTCGGTAAAATGGATGCAACGGAAGATGAACTGGCTGAAGCTATCCGGCTTGCGGATTTTGAGAAGGACTTAATGATGCTGCCCAACCGCCTTGAGACACTTGTCGGTGAGAAGGGTGTCGCTCTATCTGGAGGGCAAAAGCAGAGGATCTCGATTGCCAGGGCACTGATCAAAAATCCAGAAATCCTAATATTGGATGATTCCTTATCCGCTGTGGATGCGAAAACGGAAACGACCATCATTGAAAATATCCAAAATGAACGGGCAGGGAAAACGACCATCATCACAACCCATCGCTTATCAGCCGTTCAGCACGCGGATAGGATTATCGTGTTGGATGGCGGAGAGATCATCGAAGAGGGGACTCACGAAGATTTACTGCAGGATAATGGCTGGTATAGGGAGCAATACGAGCGGCAGCAGGTTGATGAAGGAACGGAGGTGAAGGCATGA
- a CDS encoding ABC transporter ATP-binding protein: protein MKVVKKLFNYAALYKKLIIGALIMLALSVAADLTGPFVAKKIIDSHILGIESSWYETVKGKDAVEYEEKWYKRADYFTEGEKKGREVHVLQVGNQFVFVNEAVPMDGRRTLENQSLIIKKDGKEQRAQAVKLTSQEVMRFYQPEIPRILKLVAFYFGLVIISSIFQYGQSFYLQKAANRIIQKMRNDIFKHISRLPIRYFDNMPAGKVVARVTNDTEAIRELYVTVLANFFSSTINIFGVLIALFILDARVGTIGLLLIPIIVIWTTVYRKFASKYNHIIRERVSDINGMINESISGMSIIQAFGREKETKQTFENLNREHYSYQNKMLHLNSLTGGNLIGVIKVLALMAFVWYFGGISLTASSAISLGMMYAIVDLISRLLHPLHGIVNQFANLEQALVAGERAFSLLDEQGLAVSDENISRYKGNVQFENVSFGYKDDEYVLRDISFSAKQGETVALVGHTGSGKSSIMNLLFRFYDSSEGQIKIDGRNILDIPHQTLREHMGIVLQDPYLFTGTIASNISLNHKGITREMVEKSLKDVGGDKVLKHLPLGLDEPVIEKGGTLSSGQRQLISFARALAFNPAILILDEATASIDTETEAIIQEGMDVLKKGRTTFIIAHRLSTIKNADQILVLDKGRISEQGTHEELMELKGKYYQMYELQAGPHNGMAG, encoded by the coding sequence ATGAAGGTCGTAAAGAAACTTTTTAATTATGCTGCCCTTTATAAAAAATTGATCATTGGCGCCCTGATCATGCTGGCACTTTCGGTAGCGGCCGATTTAACGGGTCCGTTCGTTGCCAAGAAAATCATTGATTCACATATACTTGGCATCGAATCCTCCTGGTATGAAACGGTTAAAGGAAAAGATGCTGTGGAGTATGAAGAAAAATGGTATAAACGGGCTGATTACTTCACTGAAGGTGAGAAGAAAGGCAGGGAAGTCCACGTTCTGCAGGTTGGCAATCAATTTGTCTTCGTAAATGAAGCTGTACCAATGGATGGACGCAGAACCTTGGAGAACCAATCGTTGATCATCAAGAAAGACGGAAAAGAGCAACGGGCGCAAGCAGTGAAGTTGACCAGTCAGGAAGTGATGCGGTTTTACCAACCGGAAATTCCGCGGATCCTTAAGCTTGTGGCTTTTTACTTTGGCCTTGTCATCATTTCTTCCATTTTTCAATATGGGCAGAGTTTTTATTTGCAAAAAGCGGCCAACCGAATCATTCAGAAGATGCGAAATGATATTTTTAAGCATATTTCCCGTTTACCGATACGTTATTTCGATAATATGCCAGCGGGAAAAGTTGTAGCAAGGGTCACTAATGATACGGAAGCGATCCGGGAATTATATGTAACCGTGCTCGCCAACTTTTTCTCGAGCACGATTAATATCTTCGGCGTTCTCATTGCTTTGTTTATTCTGGATGCACGTGTTGGTACCATTGGCCTTTTACTTATTCCGATCATCGTTATCTGGACGACTGTATACCGTAAATTCGCCTCGAAATATAATCACATCATTAGGGAACGGGTCAGCGATATTAATGGGATGATCAATGAATCCATTTCTGGAATGAGCATCATTCAGGCATTTGGACGTGAAAAGGAAACGAAGCAAACATTTGAAAATTTGAACCGGGAGCATTATTCCTATCAAAATAAAATGCTCCATTTGAATTCGTTGACGGGTGGAAACTTGATTGGTGTCATTAAGGTTTTGGCGCTAATGGCATTCGTCTGGTATTTCGGCGGGATTTCCCTTACAGCGAGTTCAGCCATTTCTTTAGGAATGATGTATGCAATTGTTGATTTGATCAGCCGACTGCTTCATCCGCTTCACGGAATCGTCAATCAGTTCGCTAACCTAGAACAGGCACTTGTTGCAGGGGAGCGGGCATTCAGTTTATTGGATGAGCAGGGATTGGCTGTCAGTGATGAAAACATATCCAGGTACAAAGGAAACGTGCAATTTGAAAATGTTTCTTTTGGCTATAAGGATGATGAATATGTGTTAAGGGACATTTCCTTCTCAGCTAAGCAAGGGGAAACGGTCGCTTTAGTAGGCCATACTGGATCAGGAAAAAGTTCAATAATGAATTTACTGTTCCGTTTTTATGATAGCAGCGAAGGGCAAATCAAAATTGATGGCAGGAATATTTTGGATATCCCCCATCAAACGCTTAGGGAGCATATGGGAATCGTCCTACAGGATCCCTATTTATTTACTGGCACCATCGCTTCCAATATCAGTCTGAATCATAAAGGCATCACAAGGGAAATGGTTGAAAAATCATTAAAAGATGTAGGAGGGGACAAAGTGCTGAAGCATCTTCCTTTAGGGCTGGATGAACCCGTGATTGAAAAAGGAGGAACGTTATCTTCTGGACAGCGGCAGCTCATCTCTTTTGCACGTGCTCTTGCATTCAATCCAGCGATTCTGATATTGGATGAAGCGACTGCAAGCATCGACACTGAAACCGAGGCAATTATCCAGGAGGGAATGGATGTGCTGAAAAAAGGGAGAACGACCTTTATCATTGCACATAGACTTTCCACGATTAAAAATGCCGACCAAATTCTTGTACTGGATAAAGGGCGGATTTCCGAGCAAGGTACACATGAAGAATTAATGGAATTAAAAGGGAAGTATTATCAAATGTATGAACTGCAGGCCGGTCCGCATAACGGGATGGCCGGTTGA
- a CDS encoding type B 50S ribosomal protein L31, translating into MKQEIHPDYRQVVFMDTNSGYKFLTGSTKTSNETIEWEDGQTYPLLKVEISSDTHPFYTGKQKFAEKGGRVDRFLDKYNMKK; encoded by the coding sequence GTGAAACAAGAAATTCATCCCGATTATCGACAAGTAGTATTTATGGATACCAACAGTGGGTATAAATTTTTGACAGGTTCCACGAAAACGTCCAATGAAACGATCGAGTGGGAAGATGGGCAAACGTATCCTTTATTAAAAGTGGAGATCAGTTCAGATACCCACCCTTTCTATACTGGAAAGCAGAAGTTTGCTGAAAAAGGCGGACGGGTGGACCGCTTTTTGGATAAATATAATATGAAGAAATGA
- the metC gene encoding cystathionine beta-lyase gives MTTHDFSFETKLLHNQHKFDPATGGVSVPIQHASTFHQSDIDQFGKYDYSRSGNPTREALEDIIAELEEGTHGFAFSSGMAAISTAFLLLSAGDHIVISEDVYGGTFRMVTNVLARFNIEHTFVDMTDLESIKAAIQPNTRAIYIETPSNPLLKVTDIKAVCDIAKKAGALSFVDNTFLTPALQKPLNLGADVVLHSATKFLSGHSDVIAGLAVVKDPDLAVRLGSLQNSFGAVLGVQDAWLVMRGLKTLSVRMEHSQKGAEKIAAYLNEQPLVKKVYYPGLADHPQHEIQQGQSLGAGAVLSFELESEEVFRSFVNTVELPVFAVSLGAVESILSYPAKMSHAAMPADEREKRGITNSLLRLSVGLENPDDLIKDFDAALVNIAKGEAIAAK, from the coding sequence ATGACCACTCATGATTTCAGCTTTGAAACCAAATTACTTCATAATCAACATAAATTCGATCCTGCAACAGGCGGTGTGAGCGTCCCCATTCAGCACGCATCCACTTTCCATCAATCCGATATCGATCAATTCGGCAAATATGATTACAGCAGAAGCGGGAACCCAACTCGCGAAGCACTGGAAGATATCATTGCCGAACTTGAGGAAGGCACTCACGGTTTTGCCTTTTCATCAGGTATGGCAGCCATTTCAACAGCTTTCCTGCTGTTGTCTGCCGGAGACCATATCGTCATTTCCGAAGATGTGTATGGCGGTACGTTCAGGATGGTCACAAACGTTTTGGCGCGTTTCAATATTGAGCATACATTCGTTGACATGACGGACCTTGAAAGCATTAAAGCGGCCATTCAGCCAAATACGAGAGCCATATACATCGAAACGCCTTCAAATCCATTACTTAAAGTGACCGATATTAAAGCAGTATGTGATATCGCGAAAAAAGCCGGTGCCTTAAGTTTTGTTGATAATACATTCTTGACCCCAGCATTACAAAAACCACTGAATCTGGGCGCTGATGTTGTCCTTCATAGCGCAACGAAATTTTTATCCGGCCATAGTGATGTGATAGCTGGACTTGCCGTAGTAAAAGATCCGGATTTGGCAGTAAGACTCGGTTCCCTCCAAAACTCCTTTGGAGCGGTTCTTGGTGTACAGGACGCCTGGCTTGTAATGAGAGGTCTGAAAACCTTGTCCGTTAGAATGGAACACTCCCAAAAAGGGGCAGAAAAGATTGCCGCCTACTTAAATGAGCAGCCTTTGGTGAAAAAGGTCTATTATCCTGGCCTGGCCGATCATCCACAGCACGAAATCCAGCAAGGCCAGTCGCTTGGTGCAGGGGCGGTCCTATCATTTGAATTGGAAAGCGAAGAAGTCTTCCGCTCTTTCGTGAACACTGTCGAGCTTCCTGTCTTTGCCGTAAGCCTTGGAGCGGTCGAATCGATTTTATCCTACCCGGCCAAAATGTCCCATGCTGCCATGCCTGCTGATGAAAGGGAAAAGCGAGGCATCACGAACAGCTTGCTCCGCCTCTCTGTCGGACTTGAAAATCCGGACGATTTAATCAAGGATTTCGATGCTGCCCTCGTAAATATTGCAAAAGGGGAAGCAATTGCTGCAAAATGA
- a CDS encoding methionine biosynthesis PLP-dependent protein — MYKTETYLAQLGNRSETATGTVNPPVYFSTAFRHEGIGQSTGFDYTRTGNPTRQLLERSIADLEKGDQGYACSSGMAAISTILALFKSDDAWIVSEDLYGGTYRLLEQGFKKWGLKCDYVNTCCLEDIEKAITPHTKAIFIETPTNPLMQQTDISAVAALAKRFNLLLIVDNTFYTPLIQQPILLGADIVIHSATKYLGGHNDVLAGLIVASGAELCDALAFHHNGMGAVLSPFDSWLLMRGMKTLALRMERHEKNAKILVDYLSEHDCVTDVLYPGRGGMISFRIIDEAAVNPFLQSLSLISFAESLGGVESFITYPATQTHADIPLEVRTANGVCNRLLRFSVGIEDSEDLIQDLQQAFAHVKREALR, encoded by the coding sequence ATGTACAAAACTGAAACATATCTTGCTCAATTAGGAAATCGCAGTGAAACGGCGACAGGAACAGTCAATCCGCCAGTATACTTTTCAACAGCTTTTCGCCATGAAGGAATCGGCCAATCGACTGGATTTGATTATACAAGGACAGGTAATCCTACACGCCAACTATTGGAACGATCCATCGCCGATCTGGAAAAAGGCGACCAAGGGTATGCCTGCAGTTCAGGAATGGCAGCCATTTCTACTATACTGGCCTTATTTAAATCAGATGATGCATGGATTGTCAGCGAAGATCTTTATGGCGGTACATATCGTCTGTTGGAACAAGGGTTTAAGAAATGGGGATTGAAGTGCGACTATGTGAACACTTGTTGTTTGGAGGATATTGAAAAAGCCATCACTCCTCACACGAAAGCCATCTTCATCGAAACTCCCACTAACCCTCTAATGCAGCAAACGGACATTAGCGCCGTTGCAGCATTGGCCAAACGATTTAATTTATTGTTAATCGTTGATAACACCTTTTACACGCCTCTTATTCAACAACCCATCCTGCTTGGAGCAGATATTGTGATCCACAGTGCAACCAAGTATCTTGGTGGTCATAATGATGTGCTCGCTGGACTGATCGTTGCTAGCGGCGCTGAATTATGTGATGCACTTGCCTTCCATCATAATGGCATGGGAGCTGTCTTGAGCCCCTTTGATTCCTGGCTGTTGATGCGCGGAATGAAAACCCTGGCATTGCGGATGGAACGTCATGAAAAGAATGCCAAGATACTTGTAGATTACTTGTCGGAACATGATTGTGTAACAGATGTTTTGTATCCCGGTAGAGGCGGCATGATTTCATTCCGTATCATTGATGAAGCGGCGGTCAACCCATTTTTACAATCACTCTCATTAATTTCGTTTGCAGAAAGCCTTGGAGGGGTTGAAAGCTTCATCACCTATCCTGCTACACAAACACATGCCGATATACCGCTTGAAGTCAGAACGGCGAACGGGGTTTGCAATCGCCTGCTGCGCTTCTCCGTCGGCATTGAAGACAGCGAAGATTTGATCCAGGACTTACAGCAAGCATTCGCACATGTAAAAAGGGAGGCACTACGATGA
- the fumC gene encoding class II fumarate hydratase, translated as MEYRIERDTMGEVKVPADKYWGAQTERSRNNFKIGNEKMPIELVRAFAYVKQAAAKVNFDLGDLSEVKKNAIVKICDEILEGTLDEHFPLVVWQTGSGTQSNMNVNEVVANKGNEWLKENGESETLHPNDDVNKAQSSNDTFPTAMHIAAFMEVAEKLVPAIKALRDTFDSKEKEFWDVVKIGRTHLQDATPLTLGQEISGWKAMLDKDLAMIQESSQKLLNLALGGTAVGTGINTKKEFPGLSAKQIAADTGHPFVTSDNKFHALTSHNEIVYAHGALKALAADLMKIANDVRWLASGPRSGIGEIAIPENEPGSSIMPGKVNPTQSEALTMIATQIVGNDATIGFAASQGNFELNVFKPVIIYNFLQTVKLLTEGIHSFNINCAVGITANEDKIKENVDRSLMLVTALNPHIGYEKAAKIAKTAFKDNSTLKEAALKLEFLTEAEFKAWVDPADMVNK; from the coding sequence ATGGAATACAGAATCGAACGAGATACGATGGGTGAAGTGAAAGTTCCTGCCGATAAATATTGGGGTGCACAAACGGAGAGAAGCCGTAACAATTTCAAAATCGGTAACGAAAAAATGCCGATTGAATTAGTTCGTGCATTTGCATACGTTAAACAAGCTGCGGCAAAGGTGAACTTTGATCTTGGCGATCTTTCGGAGGTTAAAAAGAATGCCATCGTTAAGATTTGCGACGAAATCCTTGAAGGTACGCTTGATGAACATTTCCCACTTGTAGTTTGGCAAACGGGAAGCGGTACGCAAAGTAATATGAACGTGAATGAAGTGGTCGCTAACAAAGGGAATGAATGGTTAAAAGAAAATGGTGAATCCGAAACCCTTCACCCGAATGATGATGTTAACAAGGCACAAAGCTCCAATGATACTTTCCCGACCGCCATGCATATTGCAGCCTTTATGGAAGTCGCTGAAAAATTGGTTCCTGCCATCAAAGCACTTCGTGATACTTTCGATTCAAAAGAAAAAGAATTTTGGGATGTCGTGAAAATTGGCCGGACACATCTTCAAGATGCAACACCACTGACTTTGGGACAAGAAATTTCCGGTTGGAAAGCGATGCTCGATAAAGATCTCGCGATGATTCAGGAAAGCAGCCAAAAATTATTGAACCTGGCCCTAGGCGGAACGGCTGTAGGAACGGGAATCAATACAAAAAAAGAATTCCCAGGACTTTCGGCCAAACAAATTGCAGCAGATACAGGACATCCCTTCGTCACTTCGGATAATAAGTTCCATGCATTGACAAGCCATAACGAAATCGTCTACGCACACGGTGCGTTGAAAGCATTGGCAGCGGATTTAATGAAAATTGCGAACGATGTCAGATGGCTGGCAAGTGGCCCTAGAAGCGGAATCGGCGAAATTGCCATTCCTGAAAACGAGCCAGGCAGCTCCATCATGCCAGGTAAAGTCAATCCTACACAAAGTGAAGCGCTTACCATGATTGCGACACAAATCGTGGGTAACGATGCGACGATTGGCTTTGCAGCAAGCCAAGGTAACTTTGAACTGAATGTATTCAAACCAGTCATCATCTATAACTTCCTGCAAACGGTGAAATTATTGACGGAAGGCATTCACTCTTTCAACATTAATTGTGCAGTTGGCATCACTGCAAATGAAGATAAAATCAAAGAAAATGTAGACCGTTCACTTATGTTGGTAACAGCATTGAACCCGCATATTGGTTATGAAAAAGCAGCCAAGATCGCCAAAACTGCATTCAAGGACAACTCTACGTTAAAAGAAGCGGCGTTGAAATTAGAATTCCTGACGGAAGCTGAATTCAAAGCATGGGTAGATCCTGCTGACATGGTTAATAAATAA